From the genome of Spinacia oleracea cultivar Varoflay chromosome 2, BTI_SOV_V1, whole genome shotgun sequence, one region includes:
- the LOC110805207 gene encoding probable N-acetyl-gamma-glutamyl-phosphate reductase, chloroplastic encodes MDSMVFTSSYVTKSCFLKSKAKGGNVKFYVRSSIASAPMNLQFSEKNNVQKSVRIGVLGASGYTGSEIVRLLANHPYFGIALMIADRKAGQSIASVFPHLVTQNLPNLLAVNDVDFSKVDAVFCCLPHGTTQDIIKALPHSLKVVDLSAFQDFRLRDIAEYE; translated from the exons ATGGACTCCATGGTTTTCACTTCATCTTATGTAACTAAATCATGCTTTCTAAAG AGCAAAGCAAAGGGTGGAAATGTTAAATTTTATGTTCGTAGCTCAATTGCTTCAGCCCCAATGAACTTGCAATTTTCCGAGAAGAATAATGTGCAGAAAAGTGTACGAATTGGTGTTCTTGGTGCTAGTGGATATACTGGTTCAGAG ATTGTCCGTCTGCTCGCCAATCACCCATATTTTGGTATTGCTTTGATGATTGCCGATCGAAAGGCTGGGCAATCAATTGCTTCAGTATTCCCACATCTGGTCACCCAA AACTTGCCGAATTTGCTTGCTGTCAACGATGTTGACTTTTCAAAAGTTGATGCCGTGTTTTGTTGTTTGCCCCATGGTACAACACAG GATATAATTAAAGCTCTTCCTCACTCGCTAAAAGTTGTTGATCTTTCTGCG tttCAGGACTTCCGACTGCGAGATATTGCTGAGTATGAGTAA